Genomic DNA from Spirochaetota bacterium:
AGTACTGCTAACGGTAGCCACTTTATAGCCAGTGAATGCATTACATTATACTCAGAAAGAATAAAAGATGTGCCAAGATAATAGCCAAATACTGCACTCATCCATCCACCAAATATGGTAAAAAAACAAAGTGCAAATGTATATGAAAATTTTCTGTTTAACCATTCAAATATATTCATATTTATATTTCCTTTATGATTCTAATGGAATTCATTAGTATATAATTAATAATCGACAATATACTCGTATAAAAAAAACATGAATTACTTTACTCTTATTAACCGATAGTTTATTACAAAAAAATATCAAGTACTTTTTATTATAAACAGTAGTGTTATTTTTTTCAGTAAGATTGAAAAATTTGTCTATCCGGTAGGCGCAAGCAGGTTAAAGGTCCTCCATAAGCTGCTCCTGTGTCAATACCTATTATGTTTTTATAGTTATCCTCATAAATCTCAGAAATGGGAAGTCCTGTAATATTAACAGTTGTTGTATGTCCAAATACTACCAGCTTTGGCCATCGATACTGTTTTAAAAAGAACTCTTCTCTGATCCATATCATATCATATGGGGATTGCAATGCAACAGGTATACCAGGTCGCATGCCAGCATGTATTGCAATAAAATCATCAGTTTCATAATATAATTTCAAGCTATTGAAAAATGCTTTATGATCTTCTGGTAATCGTAATGATCCCATCATTTTTATATATGAATCTATAGTTGCCTGACCACCATTATACATGTACAATGGAATTTCTCTACCCTGCAAATAATCCAGAAACATAGATTCATGGTTGCCACGTAAATAAATTGTGTTATAGTTGTGTTGTAAATCTATTAAAAATTCTATAACTTCAAATGAATGATGTCCGCGGTCAATATAATCACCTAAAAAAATTATTGTATCATAATCGGTAATATGCTTTTTAATTTTTTCAAAAAGCCCTGATAATTTATTATAATATCCGTGTATGTCACCAATAATATAGAACATTCATGGATTGCTCAATTCTTTATAAAGAGTATTAATGTATTGTTTACCAGCATTGTAGTCAGCAATGTCATACAAACCAAATATCCATTCTTTATACTGGGCAATATAACAGTAACTATCGCCAAATTTTTTAAAAGCTATTTTTACGTTACCTGATTCTAAAATCATCAGTGTATTATCATTTTTTACAATTGCATCAAAATTTTGCGTAGCATCTATGTTTGTGGAATAAAGTTTAAAAAATACCAGGATGTCTTTTGATTCAATAATTTTTTTCCCCACCACTATGTTTTTTAAATATGGAATTTGTGAAATACCTTCATTGAATAGTATTATGCTATCGATGTCACAAAATTTTGATATCCTGACAACATAATCAGGCAGCGCGTAAGCATTTTGTATTTTTTGCAGTATTGTTTCAATTATGTTTTTTTGTGTTTGTATAAAATCAAGGTCATTAGTTTCAACTTTTAGAAAAATATTTCCTTTAAATGCAATACTCTTATTGTTCCAGTACATGCTGTAATCATTTTTAAACAAAGATTTTTCCAGGCTAATCCTTTCACGTGTAAACAATCCATATGCATCATCAACTGTTACTGTTTTGGCGATAGTTACTGTAACAAAAAATGAACTGTTATTGATTGACTGATATTCAGCTTTAACTATTTCCATGACGCTATAGTATTTATAATAATCAGGTGAAATGTTCACTATGGCATCTTTGTTGGTAACACTTGTACTTTTTACAAGTTTCCAGGTATATAGTTCTGTTTCCCTGGGTAATAGGTCTTTTGTTTCTTGTTTTTCTTCAAAAAAAGAAAGACATGCAATAGTATTGGATACAAATAGTAGCAGTATAATTTTAACGATATTGTTTTGGATCAAGCGCATCCTGTAATCCTTCGCCAACTAAATTATACGATGTGATAGTTATGAATATAGCAAAACCTGGAATCAAAGTCAACCACCATGCAAAATCAATGAAATCCCGTGATTGTGATAATATATCACCCCAGCTTGGTGTTGGTGGCTGTACTCCAAATCCCAGAAAGCTTAACGATGACTCGATCAGTATCGTTGAAGCAATGCCAAATGTTGCTGAAACCATAACAGGTGCCATGGCATTGGGTAAAATATGCTTAAAGATAATCCAGTAATCTCTTGCACCAAGTGCTTTTGAAGCCATGACAAAATCCTGTTCACGTAGTTTAAAAAATTCACCACGTACAATACGGGCTATCCCTGTCCACCCTGTTATGCCTATAACTATCATGACATTAAGAAGGCTTTGACCCCACAGCGCCAGGATAGTTAGAATCAGGAAGAACGTTGGGAAACACATAACAATTTCTATAATTCTAGAAATAATGATATCCACCCAGCCGCCATAAAATCCTGCTAAGGCGCCAATGATTATGCCTATAGTTACATAAATGAATACTGCCACAAATCCAACAAATATTGACACACGGGTGCCATATAACATGCGTGCAGCTAAATCCCTGCCCTGTTCATCGGTGCCTAAAATATGTTTTGCAGAAGGCGGCAGCACAACTGCATTAAGGTCATATTCAGAATATGAATATGGTATTGGTGGAAATATTTTGAACCCCTGGATTTTTTTAAAATCAAAGCCTGAAAATTCGTTATATTCAAATAGAATTGGAAAATAAAGTTTATCGTTATAAATTAAAATATAAGGTTTGTTATTTGCAATTAAAGGTGCACATAATGCAATCATAAATAAGAAAATAACAATACAAAGGCCAACTACAGCTAATTTATTTTGTTTAAAGCGCTTCCATACAATTGACCAGTAGCCTTTCATTGTTTAGCCTCCAGCCTTATTCTAGGATCGGCAATTGCATACATAATATCTGCAAGGAAAATACCAATGAGCGTTAAAAAGGCCGAGATTGATGTTATGGCCATTATAATGGGAATATCCCGTGATAGGATTGATTCAAATGCCAGCATTCCCATTCCAGGTATTGAAAAGATAGATTCTACTATAACGCTACCCCCTAAAAGCCCGGGAAGCATGGTGGCCATAAGCGTAAGTAATGGAATTAAAGAATTTCGAAACGCATGCACAAACAAAACCTTTTTTTCGGATAGTCCTTTTGCACGTGCTGTGATAATATATTGCTGATTAATAACATCAAGCATGGTTGCCCGTGTGTAGCGTGAAAGAAATGCAAAACCTCCATAGGTTAAAGTTACTACAGGCAGGATTAAATGCCACAATATATCCATTCCTTTCTGAAAAAGATTTAACTGAACAAACCAATCAGAATATAAGCCTCCTAAAGGGAATAAATTCAGGTAATCCCCGCCACTCAGATATTTTAATAACAACAAAGCAACCCAGAATGATGGTAATGAATAAAGCAAAAATAGTGTTAGGCTGATAATTCTATCCTGCAATGTATCTTTTTTTATTGAAGAATAAATTCCTAAAGGAATGGAAATAATATACACTATAATAATAGAAAGAATGTTCAATGCTAATGTTATTGGCA
This window encodes:
- a CDS encoding metallophosphoesterase family protein; translation: MFYIIGDIHGYYNKLSGLFEKIKKHITDYDTIIFLGDYIDRGHHSFEVIEFLIDLQHNYNTIYLRGNHESMFLDYLQGREIPLYMYNGGQATIDSYIKMMGSLRLPEDHKAFFNSLKLYYETDDFIAIHAGMRPGIPVALQSPYDMIWIREEFFLKQYRWPKLVVFGHTTTVNITGLPISEIYEDNYKNIIGIDTGAAYGGPLTCLRLPDRQIFQSY
- a CDS encoding ABC transporter permease, whose product is MKGYWSIVWKRFKQNKLAVVGLCIVIFLFMIALCAPLIANNKPYILIYNDKLYFPILFEYNEFSGFDFKKIQGFKIFPPIPYSYSEYDLNAVVLPPSAKHILGTDEQGRDLAARMLYGTRVSIFVGFVAVFIYVTIGIIIGALAGFYGGWVDIIISRIIEIVMCFPTFFLILTILALWGQSLLNVMIVIGITGWTGIARIVRGEFFKLREQDFVMASKALGARDYWIIFKHILPNAMAPVMVSATFGIASTILIESSLSFLGFGVQPPTPSWGDILSQSRDFIDFAWWLTLIPGFAIFITITSYNLVGEGLQDALDPKQYR
- a CDS encoding ABC transporter permease yields the protein MKYYILKRILIIVPTFIGITFITYLMIRLAPGDYTSLRAGVEGELKAGSLSKEIFEQEKKLYGLDKPVIVGYAEWFYKTVKLDFGSSRKDGRKVISHIADALPITLALNILSIIIVYIISIPLGIYSSIKKDTLQDRIISLTLFLLYSLPSFWVALLLLKYLSGGDYLNLFPLGGLYSDWFVQLNLFQKGMDILWHLILPVVTLTYGGFAFLSRYTRATMLDVINQQYIITARAKGLSEKKVLFVHAFRNSLIPLLTLMATMLPGLLGGSVIVESIFSIPGMGMLAFESILSRDIPIIMAITSISAFLTLIGIFLADIMYAIADPRIRLEAKQ